Below is a genomic region from Rhizobium sp. 9140.
CGATCTTCGGCGAGCCGGATTATCCCGAGGACGTGCGCCTCAAGTACCGCTTCCTCGACTTGCGCCGCGAGACGCTTCACCGCAACATCGTCAAGCGCACCCAGATCGTCGCCGACATGCGCAACCGCATGAACGCGGAAGGCTTTGCCGAGTACACCACGCCGATCCTCACGGCGTCTTCGCCGGAAGGCGCGCGCGACTTCCTCGTGCCGTCGCGCATCCATCCCGGCACGTTCTTCGCGCTGCCGCAGGCGCCGCAGCAGTACAAGCAGCTGCTGATGGTGGCCGGCTTCGACCGGTATTTCCAGATCGCACCCTGCTTCCGCGACGAAGACCCGCGCGCCGACCGCCTGCCGGGCGAGTTCTACCAGCTCGACATGGAAATGAGCTTCGTCGAGCAGGAGGACGTCTGGAACACGATGGCCCCCGTGATCACCGGCGTGTTCGAAAAATTCGCCGAGGGCAAGCCCGTAACCAAGGACTGGCCGCGCATCCCCTATGACGTCGCGATCCGCAAGTACGGTTCTGACAAGCCGGACCTGCGCAACCCGATCGAAATGCAGGCCGTCACCGAGCATTTCGCCGGCTCCGGCTTCAAGGTCTTCGCGAACATGATTGCCTCCAACCCGAAGGTCGAGGTCTGGGCGATCCCGGCGAAGACCGGCGGGTCCCGCGCCTTCTGCGACCGGATGAATGCCTGGGCGCAATCCACCGGCCAGCCGGGTCTCGGCTATATCTTCTGGCGTGCCGAGGGCGAGACCGTCGAAGGCTCCGGCCCGCTGGCCAAGAACATCGGCCCCGAGCGCACCGAGGCGCTCCGCGTCCAGCTCGGGCTTGAGGCGGGCGATGCCTGCTTCTTCGTCGCCGGCGATCCCGCCAAGTTCTACAAGTTCGCAGGCGAAGCCCGCACACGGGCCGGCGAAGAGCTGAACCTCGTCGACCGCGACCGGTTCGAACTGTGCTGGATCGTGGATTTCCCCTTCTACGAGTGGAGCGAGGAAGAGAAGAAGGTCGACTTCGCGCACAACCCCTTCTCCATGCCGCAGGGCGGTCTCGAGGCGCTGGAAACGCAGGATCCCCTGACGATCAAGGCCTATCAGTACGACGCCGTCTGCAACGGCTTCGAAATCGCGTCGGGCTCCATCCGGAACCAGTCGCCGGAGCTGATGGTCAAGGCGTTCGAGCTGGTCGGCCTGTCCAAGCAGGACGTGGAAGACCGCTTCGGCGGCATGTACCGCGCGTTCCAGTACGGCGCCCCCCCGCATGGCGGCTGCGCCTTCGGCATCGACCGCGTGGTCATGCTGCTGGTTGGCGCCAAGAACCTGCGCGAGATCTCGCTGTTCCCGATGAATCAGCAGGCACAGGACCTGCTGATGAACGCGCCGAGCGAAGCGACGCCGACGCAGCTGCGCGAACTGGCCTTGAGGGTCGTGCCGCAGCCGAAGAAGGATTGATCCGCAAACGCCGGATCGACATACAACGAATAGGAGGGCGGCCATGGATCGCCCTTTTCCGTTTCCCCATCGGCGCCTTCGCAAGGCGCTGCGGACTTTAGCGTTGCGTCAGGGGCGTGTCCGGTTTATGGAAAGCCATCACAACGGACCCGGGTGCGATCCCCGGGTGGCTCTTCCGGCCGCCGATCCGCCGGACAACGCACAGCATCAGCCCTTATAACCGCTTCGGACCTCGTCCCGGCTGGTGCGTTCCTGTTTGCGAAACGTTCAATCCATGATCTCATTGTCCACCTACCGCCACGAATGGTTTTCCAACATTCGCGGCGACATTCTTTCCGGCGTCGTCGTGGCGCTGGCGCTCATTCCCGAGGCGATCGGCTTTTCGGTCATCGCGGGGGTCGATCCGAAGGTGGGGCTGTTTGCCTCCTTCGCCATTGCCTGCGTCGCCGCCTTTACCGGTGGCCGGCCCGGCATGATTTCGGCCGCCACGGCGGCCACCGCCGTCGTCATGGTCAGCCTCGTGCGCGACCATGGCCTGCAATATCTCTTCGCCGCCACCATCCTCATGGGGATTTTGCAGATCGCGGGTGGCTTCCTGAAGCTCGGGCGGCTGATGCGCTTCGTCTCGCGCTCCGTTATCACCGGCTTCGTCAACGCGCTGGCGATCCTGATCTTCATGGCGCAGCTGCCCGAGCTGATCGGCGTCCCCGCTTTGACCTATGTGATGATCGCCATCGGGCTCGGCATCATCTACCTGTTCCCCTATGTGACAAAGGCGATCCCGTCGCCGCTGGTTGCCATCGCGGTGCTGACGGCCGCCGCCTTCTTCGGGGGCTTCGACCTGCGAACCGTCGGCGACCTTGGCGAACTGCCCTCCAGCCTGCCGGTCCTCGGCCTGCCGGACGTGCCGATGACCTGGGAAACGCTGCGGATCATCTTTCCCTATTCCGTGACCCTGGCAGCCGTCGGCCTGCTCGAATCGCTGTTGACGGCGCAGATCGTCGATGACATGACGGACACGCCGAGCAACAAGAGCCAGGAATGCGTGGGCCAGGGCGCCGGCAACATCGCCGCCGCGCTGATCGGCGGCATGGGCGGGTGCGCCATGATCGGCCAGTCGGTCATCAACGTCTCCTCGGGCGGTCGCGGGCGGCTTTCCACGTTCGTCGCGGGCGCGTTCCTGCTGTTCCTCATCCTCGTGCTCGACGATATCGTGCGCATCATCCCGATGGCCGCTCTCGTCGCGGTGATGATCATGGTGTCGATCGGCACCTTCTCCTGGCGGTCCATTCTCGATCTCAGGAGCAACCCGCTGCCATCCTCCGTGGTGATGCTGGCAACGGTCGTCACGGTCGTCGCGACCCATGATCTGGCCAAGGGCGTTATCGTCGGCGTGCTCCTGTCGGGCGTGTTCTTTGCCGGAAAGGTCGCAAAGCTTTTCCGCGTCGTACCCCTTGGCGATGCCAATGCCCGGACCTACCGGGTCGAAGGCCAGGTCTTCTTCGCTTCGGCCGATGCCTTCATCGCGGCCTTCGACTTCTCCGAGAAAGCCGACGGCGTCACGATCGATGTCTCCGATGCGCATTTCTGGGACATTACCGCCGTGGGCGCGCTCGACAAGGTGGTGCTGAAGTTCCGCCGTTCCGGCGTTCCCGTCGATGTCGTCGGCCTGAACGCGGCGAGTGCGACGATGCTCGACCGGTTCGCCGTGCACGACAAGCCGGATGCTCCGGCTCTGCCGCAAGCCTCGCACTGAGCGAGAAAAAGAAAAGCCCGCCGGCCTTCGTATCGGGAGGCCGGCGGGCTTTGTCGTTTCGGAGCGATCCCGCAGCGTCAGTCGTTCGCGGTTACCTTGACGCCCAGCACGCTCGGTAGCGTGTTCGGCGCGCCCATGCCGGCGCCCATGATCATCGGGAAGGGGACGGGCTTGGCAGGCTCTGCCGTGATCGTCAGGTTCTTTGGCGCATCTAGATAGGCGGTGATGGCCGCCGTCAGCTGGTTCTGCAAGTCGGGAAGGTTGAGCTGCGCGATCATGATCGGGGCGAGACCCTTGATCGACTGCGCCATCTGTTCGCCCGTCACGCCCTGTTCCGCACCGAAGTAATCGAGCAGGCGCTTGGTGATCGAGGCATCCTCGAAGCGGATCGAGGCGGAATTGAAGTTCATCTGCTGGATAAGGCCCATGGCCGACAGGCCGAGCGCCTGGTTGGCGGCCTCCTTGTTGGGATTGGCCTCAGCCGCCTTGAAGGCTTCCTGCAGCGAATTCAGCAGCTGGAGCGTGTAGCCCGAAACGTTGAAGCCGACCGACAGGCGTCCGACATTGTCGACGTTCAGAGAGTTGTCACGTATGGCGAAAACGCCCGAGTCGAGGTCCCAGCTGCCTTCCACGGTGAACTCGCCGGTCGGATTCTGGAGGCCGAGCTTCTCGATCGCCATTTTGGTCTTGGCGTCCTTGACGTCCGAGAGGTCGGCCTTCACACCACTGACGATGCCGTCGAAATCGATGCCCTTGTCGCCGTCCTGGCGGGTCAGGTTGCTTTCAGACTTGTCGATGGCGAACACGGTCTTGCCGCCGATCTCCACGGTGATCGGACCGGTTCCGGCCGATTGGTAGTAGAGCAGGTCGTCGATGCTGCCGGTCCCGGTCTTGGCGGGCACGCGCAGGCCCGAGATCGCGATGTCCTTGGCGGTCAGGCGGGCGCCGTCGGCGGCCCGGTCGATATCCGGGAAGGCCACCGTCTCGACGGTGTAGCCGCCATCAGAAAGCTCCTCGACGCCATCGAAGGTGAGGTCGCCGATCTTGAGTTCGTCCGTCTTCTTGACCGTGCTCTGGACGCTGGCGCCCTTGAGGACCACGCTGTCGTCGTTGACATCGACCGCCTCGTAGGCGAGCGTCGCACCATTGGTGGCATAGGCCGCGTTCAGCTTGGTGACGAAGTCGGCGCCGTCGAGCGCAAAGGCGGGCGAGGCGAGGCCGGCGAGGGCGACGCTTGCCATCAGGAAGCGAAGTCTTGGAAACTGCATCATCATTGGGTCCTTGCAAAGCCTGTGATATCGGGGTCGATGTCTCCAAGGCGATTTGGGCGGAAATATATGCGGCGGGTGGAGAAATGTCAGGTAAGCACCGTGCTTTATTTGGCAGGCGCCTTCACGGGCGGTGGTTTGCTGGGGATAGCACCGGCGAGACAACTTGATGTTCACGGTTTGTTGAGGTAGCTACGACCCATGGGACAGAGCCTTTTGCCGCCGTCGGGCGGAGACGATCATATTCAGCCCGTCGATCTCAAGGCGGCACTGGAAGAGCGCTATCTTGCCTATGCGCTCTCCACGATCATGCATCGCGCGCTGCCGGACGTTCGCGACGGCCTGAAACCGGTGCATCGCCGCATCATCCACGCGATGAGCGAGATGGGCATCCGTCCCAACACGGCCTTCAAGAAATGCGCCCGTATCGTCGGTGACGTCATCGGTAAGTTCCACCCGCATGGCGACCAGTCGGTGTACGACGCGCTGGTGCGGCTCGCCCAGGATTTCTCCCAGCGTTATCCGCTGGTCGATGGACAGGGCAATTTCGGCAATATCGACGGCGATAATGCCGCCGCTTACCGGTACACCGAAGCGCGCATGACCGAGGTCGCGGCGCTGCTTCTGGAAGGCATCGATCAGGACGCCGTCGATTTCCGCGCCACCTATAACGAGGAGGACGAAGAGCCCGTTGTCATGCCGGGTGCGTTCCCCAACCTGCTGGCCAATGGCTCGTCCGGCATCGCGGTGGGCATGGCCACGTCGATTCCACCGCACAATGCGCATGAGCTTTGCGATGCGGCGCTGCTCCTGATCCGCAAGCCGGATGCAACGATCGAGGAGCTGGTCGAACTCGTACCCGGTCCGGATTTCCCGACCGGCGGCATCATCATCGACAACAAGGCCAGCATCACCGAGGCCTACCGGACGGGCCGTGGCGGTTTTCGCGTGCGGGCCAAATGGGTCGTGGAGGATCTCGGACGCGGCGTCTGGCAGATCGTCGTCACGGAAATTCCCTATCAGGTGCAGAAATCGCGGCTGATCGAAAAGATCGCCGAACTGCTGATCGCCCGCAAGCTGCCGCTGCTCGAGGACGTGCGCGATGAGTCGGCCGAGGACGTGCGTGTCGTACTGGTGCCGAAGAGCCGCAGCGTCGATCCGACGATCATGATGGAATCGCTGTTCCGGCTGACCGACCTCGAAAACCGCTTTCCGCTGAACATGAACGTGCTGTCGATGGGCCGGGTGCCCCGCGTCATGTCGATCTTCGACATTCTCACGGAGTGGCTCCAGCATCGCCGCGAGGTCTTGCAGCGCCGGTCGCGCTTCCGCCTTGCCGCCATCGAGCGCCGGCTGGAGATTCTTGGCGGCTATCTGATCGCCTATCTCAACCTTGACGAGGTTATCCGCATCATCCGCGAGGAGGACGAGCCGAAGCCGTCTTTGATCAAGCGGTTCACGCTGACCGACCTTCAGGCCGAATCGATCCTCAACATGCGCCTGCGCTCTCTGCGCAAGCTGGAGGAGTTCGAGATCCGCACCGAGTTCGACGGTCTGACGGCAGAGAAGGCCGAGATCGACGCGCTGCTGGCCTCCGACGAAAAGCAATGGGAGACAGTGGCTTCCGAAATCGGCGAGGTGAAGAAGAAGTTCGCCAAGGCGACCGAACTCGGCCGCCGCCGCACGGTGTTTGCCGACGCGCCGGACACGGACGACGCGGCGATCCATCAGGCGATGATCGAGAAGGAGCCGATTACCGTCGTCCTCTCGCAGAAAGGCTGGATCCGCGCACTGAAGGGGCACATCTCCGATACGGCGACGCTCCAGTTCAAGGAAGGCGATGCACTGAAGTTCGCATTCCCGGCCTCCACCACCGATCGCATCCTGATCGTCACCACCGGCGGCAAGGTCTATACGCTTGGCGGCGACAAGCTGCCGGGCGGGCGCGGCCACGGCGAGCCGCTGCGCATCATGGTCGATATGGAAAACGATCAGGACGTGCTGACCGCCTTCGTGCACGACCCCGCCCGCAAGGTGCTGATCGCGTCCGCCGCTGGCAACGGCTTCGTGATTTCCGAAAGTGAGATGGTGGCCAATACCCGAAAGGGCAAGCAGATCATGAACGTCGCGATGCCGGACGAGGCCAAGATGGTCGTGACCGTCAAGGGCGATCAGGTCGCGATCATCGGCGAAAACCGCAAGCTCCTCGTCTTCCCGCTGGCGCAGATCCCGGAAATGACCCGTGGCAAGGGCGTGCGCCTCCAGCGCTACAAGGACGGCGGCGTCTCCGACATCCGCTGCTTCACGCTGGCCGATGGCCTGACCTGGACCGACAGCGCCGGCCGCAGCTTCACCAAGACCGCCGCCGAACTTGCCGAATGGATCGCCGATCGAGGGACGGCGGGCCGCGTTGTGCCAAAGGGCTTTCCGCGGAGCGGGAAGTTCGGGGGGTAAGGGGTCCGAGAGTTCCGTCCGGTGATGTGTCAGACGGTTAGTCGCTCGCAATAATCCTGTAGGAAATTTCCGATCCCGTCTTCCGCGATCTCTCCTGAGGCGACGCCGAGGACAAACTCGACGGCCATCGCTTCTTCGGTGTTCAGCAGCCATCCGTTGATGAACAGGAATGTAAAGGCGGCCAGAAAGCCGGTTCGTTTGTTGCCATCGGAAAAAGGATGGTTTCGGGTGATGCCATAAAGATAGGCCGCAGCGAGGACGAAAATATCATCCTCGCCGTAGGCGTGCTTGTGCAGCGGACGCGCCAGCGCAGCTTCCAGCGCGTTCTCGTCCTTCAAGCCGGGCAGCCCGCCGTGTTCCGCGAGTTGCTCGTCGTGAATGGCCTCGATACCCTCGCGCGAGAGCCAAGTGTACCCTGTCACTTTGCCAGTTCTCTCAGCGCATTCTTGTACTTCTCCATGCCGATCCGGGCAGCCTTTAACTGCTCCGAAAAGGATGCCGTTTCTGGAATGAGTTCCAGTTTGTTATCCGTCATGCGCACCGTCAGCGTGTCCCCCGCCTTCACGCCCATACGATCCAGCACGTCCTTCGGCAGGATAACGCCTTCGGAGTTTCCGATCTTGCGAATGGTGACGTTCATGGTGGTTCTCCTTGTTATAACCAACGTTATAACAAAAAGCAGGCCCGCATACAAGAAGCTCGAAATGTGGGTTTGCCAGCTGCCCGATGACCGGCGGATCAGCCTGCCGCATCCTCGCCCGCAGGCCCGACATACCGCTCCCAGCCCCGCGCCATCAGGTGCTCCTGTGGCAGGAACTTCGTCTTGTAGTCCATCTTGCGCGAGCCTTTGACCCAGTAGCCAAGATAGACGTGAGGCAGGCCGCGATCCCTCGCCTTGCGGATGTGATCGAGGATCATGAACGTGCCGAGGGAGCGGTCGGAAAAGGCGGGGTCGAAGTAGGAATAGACCATCGAGAGGCCGTCGCCCATCTTGTCGGTCAGTGCGGCGGCGATCAGCGGGCCGTTGGCCCGGCCCGCAATCCCGTCGCCTTCGACGCGCAGGCGATATTCGATGATCTTGGTGTTCACATGCGTATCCTCGACCATCATCGCATAGTCGAGCACAGACATGTCCGACATGCCACCCTTCTGGTGGCGATGGTCGAGATAGCGGCGGAAGAGGGCGTATTGCTCGCTCGATGGCTCGGCCGGATATTCGGTGGACACCACATCCGTATTCTCCGCCAGAACCCGCTTCATCGAGCGCGTCGCCTTGAACTCGCCGGCGACGATCCGCACCGAAACGCAGGCGCGGCAGCTTTCGCAGGCAGGGCGGTAGGCGATGTTCTGCGAGCGGCGGAAGCCGCCCTGTGTCAGGAGGTCGTTCAGCTCCGGCGCCCGCTCCCCCACCATATGGGTAAACACCTTCCGCTCCATCTCATGCGGCAGGTAGGGGCAAGCCGCCGGTGCCGTGAGGTAGAACTGCGGAGACGGCGCGGTGTGGGTGTTCATGTTCATCTGGGGCGGCGATCACACTTCATGACCATACGATACGATCACAGCAGCATGGCTCAAGAATGAAAAAGGTCAACCGGCCGTTAACACGACCGGTCGAAAACACGTCGGATTGATGCGGCAGTGTGGCTGCGTGGGCGCTTCTAGCGCAGAGGGTAACCGTCACGGCGCACCGTCACAGTGCCGATGAGGAAGTCGTGCAGCAGACGGCCGCGATCCGTAAAGAGGCCGATGAGCACGATGAACGGCGTCAGAAAGGCGTTCGCGATCCAGAAGATCACCAGATGCACGATCGCCGTCATGAAATCCATCGGCCGACCGTCTGTGCGCGCGATCGCCAGACCCATCATGGCCATGCCCGGCGATGCCTGCGAACGACCGCCGACGGTGACGCCGAAGTAGAGCATCGCGACGATGGCAAACAGCGCGGGATAGAGCAGGAAGCCGAAGCCCAGCGTCAAAATGCCGAGGAAGAACACGACCACGGCCGCGGGAATCCACAGCAGCGCGACGAAGAGGTAATCGACGCAGAACGCAATGACCCGACGGCTGAGAACACCGCGATAGGCGCGCCAGTCGGTACTGGGAAAGCGAACGTCATCATGGCTTACGGTCATCTGGGTCTCCATTTCGATACATGGAATATGGGAATGCGCGGTCTTCTCTGCAATGGCACGTTCTATCTCCGGACCCAGACCGTGATCAAAGAGACATCGATCCCGTCATAGCCATTCGATGTCCGACGCTGCATGTTGAGACGAGCCCACGGCTGAAGGTCGAACTGTTCTAGCAGCCAGTCGTGCGAAGGGAAATTGAAGTGGCGGCCGAGGCTGTCTTGGCCTTCCCCGTTGCCCTCTTTGAAGGTCGCGAAAAAGATGCCATCGGACCGCAATGCGCTGTGAATGCGCTGCAGGATGGCCGCAAGCTCGGCGCGGGGCGCATGCAGCAGGGAGGCATTGGCCCAGACCCCGTCGAATGCCGTTTGTTCATCGAGTTCCATGAAGCGCATGACGCGGACCGGGTGCCCGAGCCGCCGTTCGGCCTCGCGCGCCATCTCCGGCGAGCCGTCCGTCGGCAGGACATGGAAACCGCGATCCATCAGCAGACGGCTGTCGTGCCCGCCGCCGCAGCCGAGTTCGAGCACGCGTGCGCCGGGTGGGAGAAGGCCCGTGAACGTCTCGAGGTTCTCGACGTTCCGATCCTTGCCCGACCAGTCGGCATAGGCGTTGGCCTCTTTCGCATAGAAGGCAAGGGTCGGATCCCCTGGGTTCTGCATGGCGCAATTATCCCTTTCGCGCCAGCAGTCGTGCCACGTCCAGCGCGAAATAGCTGAGAATGCCGTCGCAGCCGGCGCGTTTGAAGGCGAGCAGGGTTTCCATCATGACGCGTTCCTCGTCGATCCAGCCTTGCGCGCCGGCGGCCTTGATCATCGAATATTCGCCGGAGACCTGATAGGCGAAGACGGGCAGGCCGAAGGCGTCTTTCATGCGCCAGCAGATGTCGAGATAGGGCAGGCCGGGCTTCACCATCATCATATCGGCGCCTTCCTCCACGTCGAGGGCGGCGTCACGGAGCGCCTCGGTGGCATTGGCAGGGTCTATATAATAGGTCTTCTTATCGCCCTTCAGCAGGCCGCTGGTGCCGATGGCTTCGCGGTAGGGGCCGTAGAAGGCCGAGGCGAATTTTGTGGCATAGGCCATGATGCCGACATTCTGGTGACCGGCGGCGTCCAGAGCCTGACGAATGACGCCGATGCGGCCATCCATCATGTCGGAGGGCGCGATGATATCGGCGCCGGCATCGGCCTGCGCGACGGCGGCGCGGGCGATCCGGGACACGGTCTCGTCATTGACGATTTCACCATCGCGCAAAATGCCGTCATGGCCGTGGCTCGTGAAGGGATCGAGCGCGACGTCGGTGATGACGCCGATGCCGGGTACGGCCTTCTTAATGGCGCGGGTCGCCTGATTGATCAGGTTGTCGGCATCCAGACTGTGGGAGCCCGCGTCGTCCCGCAGCGACATATCGACATTCGGGAAGGTGGCGAGTGCGGGAATGCC
It encodes:
- a CDS encoding arginyltransferase; this translates as MNTHTAPSPQFYLTAPAACPYLPHEMERKVFTHMVGERAPELNDLLTQGGFRRSQNIAYRPACESCRACVSVRIVAGEFKATRSMKRVLAENTDVVSTEYPAEPSSEQYALFRRYLDHRHQKGGMSDMSVLDYAMMVEDTHVNTKIIEYRLRVEGDGIAGRANGPLIAAALTDKMGDGLSMVYSYFDPAFSDRSLGTFMILDHIRKARDRGLPHVYLGYWVKGSRKMDYKTKFLPQEHLMARGWERYVGPAGEDAAG
- the aspS gene encoding aspartate--tRNA ligase, with protein sequence MHRYRSHTCAALRQTDVGANVRLSGWVHRVRDHGGVLFIDLRDHYGLTQVVVDPDSPAFKAAEAVRGEWVIRIDGRVKARTAETINKTMPTGEVELYAQEIEVLSAARELPLPIFGEPDYPEDVRLKYRFLDLRRETLHRNIVKRTQIVADMRNRMNAEGFAEYTTPILTASSPEGARDFLVPSRIHPGTFFALPQAPQQYKQLLMVAGFDRYFQIAPCFRDEDPRADRLPGEFYQLDMEMSFVEQEDVWNTMAPVITGVFEKFAEGKPVTKDWPRIPYDVAIRKYGSDKPDLRNPIEMQAVTEHFAGSGFKVFANMIASNPKVEVWAIPAKTGGSRAFCDRMNAWAQSTGQPGLGYIFWRAEGETVEGSGPLAKNIGPERTEALRVQLGLEAGDACFFVAGDPAKFYKFAGEARTRAGEELNLVDRDRFELCWIVDFPFYEWSEEEKKVDFAHNPFSMPQGGLEALETQDPLTIKAYQYDAVCNGFEIASGSIRNQSPELMVKAFELVGLSKQDVEDRFGGMYRAFQYGAPPHGGCAFGIDRVVMLLVGAKNLREISLFPMNQQAQDLLMNAPSEATPTQLRELALRVVPQPKKD
- a CDS encoding class I SAM-dependent methyltransferase; translated protein: MQNPGDPTLAFYAKEANAYADWSGKDRNVENLETFTGLLPPGARVLELGCGGGHDSRLLMDRGFHVLPTDGSPEMAREAERRLGHPVRVMRFMELDEQTAFDGVWANASLLHAPRAELAAILQRIHSALRSDGIFFATFKEGNGEGQDSLGRHFNFPSHDWLLEQFDLQPWARLNMQRRTSNGYDGIDVSLITVWVRR
- a CDS encoding type II toxin-antitoxin system death-on-curing family toxin, whose amino-acid sequence is MTGYTWLSREGIEAIHDEQLAEHGGLPGLKDENALEAALARPLHKHAYGEDDIFVLAAAYLYGITRNHPFSDGNKRTGFLAAFTFLFINGWLLNTEEAMAVEFVLGVASGEIAEDGIGNFLQDYCERLTV
- a CDS encoding RDD family protein; the protein is MTVSHDDVRFPSTDWRAYRGVLSRRVIAFCVDYLFVALLWIPAAVVVFFLGILTLGFGFLLYPALFAIVAMLYFGVTVGGRSQASPGMAMMGLAIARTDGRPMDFMTAIVHLVIFWIANAFLTPFIVLIGLFTDRGRLLHDFLIGTVTVRRDGYPLR
- a CDS encoding SulP family inorganic anion transporter, giving the protein MISLSTYRHEWFSNIRGDILSGVVVALALIPEAIGFSVIAGVDPKVGLFASFAIACVAAFTGGRPGMISAATAATAVVMVSLVRDHGLQYLFAATILMGILQIAGGFLKLGRLMRFVSRSVITGFVNALAILIFMAQLPELIGVPALTYVMIAIGLGIIYLFPYVTKAIPSPLVAIAVLTAAAFFGGFDLRTVGDLGELPSSLPVLGLPDVPMTWETLRIIFPYSVTLAAVGLLESLLTAQIVDDMTDTPSNKSQECVGQGAGNIAAALIGGMGGCAMIGQSVINVSSGGRGRLSTFVAGAFLLFLILVLDDIVRIIPMAALVAVMIMVSIGTFSWRSILDLRSNPLPSSVVMLATVVTVVATHDLAKGVIVGVLLSGVFFAGKVAKLFRVVPLGDANARTYRVEGQVFFASADAFIAAFDFSEKADGVTIDVSDAHFWDITAVGALDKVVLKFRRSGVPVDVVGLNAASATMLDRFAVHDKPDAPALPQASH
- the hemB gene encoding porphobilinogen synthase, giving the protein MTDKTDIVDLITGHRRMRRNRKADWTRRMVRENQLTVDDLIWPIFLVPGTNVVEPIAAMPGVMRLSVDKAVEAAREAADLGIPALATFPNVDMSLRDDAGSHSLDADNLINQATRAIKKAVPGIGVITDVALDPFTSHGHDGILRDGEIVNDETVSRIARAAVAQADAGADIIAPSDMMDGRIGVIRQALDAAGHQNVGIMAYATKFASAFYGPYREAIGTSGLLKGDKKTYYIDPANATEALRDAALDVEEGADMMMVKPGLPYLDICWRMKDAFGLPVFAYQVSGEYSMIKAAGAQGWIDEERVMMETLLAFKRAGCDGILSYFALDVARLLARKG
- a CDS encoding AbrB/MazE/SpoVT family DNA-binding domain-containing protein — protein: MNVTIRKIGNSEGVILPKDVLDRMGVKAGDTLTVRMTDNKLELIPETASFSEQLKAARIGMEKYKNALRELAK
- the parC gene encoding DNA topoisomerase IV subunit A; the protein is MGQSLLPPSGGDDHIQPVDLKAALEERYLAYALSTIMHRALPDVRDGLKPVHRRIIHAMSEMGIRPNTAFKKCARIVGDVIGKFHPHGDQSVYDALVRLAQDFSQRYPLVDGQGNFGNIDGDNAAAYRYTEARMTEVAALLLEGIDQDAVDFRATYNEEDEEPVVMPGAFPNLLANGSSGIAVGMATSIPPHNAHELCDAALLLIRKPDATIEELVELVPGPDFPTGGIIIDNKASITEAYRTGRGGFRVRAKWVVEDLGRGVWQIVVTEIPYQVQKSRLIEKIAELLIARKLPLLEDVRDESAEDVRVVLVPKSRSVDPTIMMESLFRLTDLENRFPLNMNVLSMGRVPRVMSIFDILTEWLQHRREVLQRRSRFRLAAIERRLEILGGYLIAYLNLDEVIRIIREEDEPKPSLIKRFTLTDLQAESILNMRLRSLRKLEEFEIRTEFDGLTAEKAEIDALLASDEKQWETVASEIGEVKKKFAKATELGRRRTVFADAPDTDDAAIHQAMIEKEPITVVLSQKGWIRALKGHISDTATLQFKEGDALKFAFPASTTDRILIVTTGGKVYTLGGDKLPGGRGHGEPLRIMVDMENDQDVLTAFVHDPARKVLIASAAGNGFVISESEMVANTRKGKQIMNVAMPDEAKMVVTVKGDQVAIIGENRKLLVFPLAQIPEMTRGKGVRLQRYKDGGVSDIRCFTLADGLTWTDSAGRSFTKTAAELAEWIADRGTAGRVVPKGFPRSGKFGG